A region of the Vanrija pseudolonga chromosome 2, complete sequence genome:
gccccgggggtggcggcggcggcgggagcggggCCAGCTGCAGCTGGCCCTTcctccgctgccgcctctgCCCCCGCAGCCACGATCgaagagctcgacgacgccgacgacatgtTCGAGTTCGAGTTTGAATCcacgtcgctctcgcccgaggTGGGGAAGACGCACAAGCACAGTCCGAAAGAGGTGCTCCTGGACCCCGTgttcgacgaggacggcgacgacgaggaagaggcggCGGGGAGTCTGAGTCACCACCAGGCCGGaggctcgctcgcgccacgAAAGTTTCGGCTACGACTCGTGTccgatgccgagggcgcggcgggcgggacgccgggcacgacgccgcccacgcgcccGATGAGCGTGACGGGCATGCTGCGGACCATGTCTGACAGCGATTCCGTGCGCCtcggggccgaggagcgcgccgcgagccccGCGTCGCACCATCGCGTGatcaagcgcgccgagggcgtgaAGGCGGAATACGTGCTCGCAGGGGACGAGAAGCACCCCGTCCCGCAGATCCGCCTGcacgtcgcgcacctcgacgcgggcagcggcgtgaaCACGCCGGAGCGGAGcgactcgacgccgctgtACACGACCGACACGGACTCTGGGGACGAGAGCAGCGACGCgttcgccgcgctcgcggaggGCATGAGCCCCAGCACGCTCaagacgccgcgcgccgccgccggcgagcccgcgatcccgcccagcccgacgcTCAGACACATGCGTACGATCGCCAGCCCCAtcttcgcgctcgcgtccggCGCCAACCTACAGGACGGGATGGGCAAGctctcgctcggcgaggcgatgggcgacgaggatATCGACGGGAtcggcgtcgatggcgcTGGCGTACGCGCTGATACGGAGCTACCGCTCGTGGCgccggtcgcgcgcgcgacgataCACGAGCTCACGTCGACTGAGAGCTTGACGCCGAGTCTGCTAGCTTCTGCGCCCGCCGTGGCTGCAcgcgcggcctcgccgccgccgaccagACCGCCGCTAGTCGCCGGGTCGGGCTCTGAACGCGAGTTCATCATCCCGCTGCACTCGGACGAGGCGTTCTTCAACGTcctgacggcggcgctgcgctcgctctccGAGTTCCACAAGGAGCAGCAAGAGCAGTTCCGCAAAGCGACGTTGGCGCTGTGTGCCATGATCTCGGCGAGCATCCAGCCCGGGGACGGGGTGATGGTGCTGCCCACGCCGCTGAATTCGAGCCCcgtcgacgggctcgtcAAGTACGAGTACcactcgagcacgccgtcccAGAAGGACCTGTACGCGTGGCGCGAGATTTTTAGCTTGTGGATCGAGAGCGAGATCTTCGAGTCCCAGGCGGAGCGGGACAGGGGCGAGcgcaccgtcgacgaggccgagcgccggcTCAAAATCTTCGCCAACGAGGTCGTCAAGCGCGGGTTGGGCGACCGGCGCTCaatcaagggcaagaagaccCGCAAGGCATGGGACGAGTTCCTGCGCCTCAATGTGCTGTTGCTCGACCTCAAGCGCTTCCAGACGGCGAAtatcgacgccgcgcgcaagaTCCTCAAGAAACACGACAAGCGCACCGCATTGACGGCGAGCACTGGCCTGTCGGCGTTCGTGCGCCAGACGCTCTCGGCGCAcacgagcgccgacggcaaTGTGACCACTTGGGTGTTTTACAACACGAGCCTGCCGCATGTGCTCTTGGCGAGTTTGACGGATACCCTCCTGCCGTGAGTGGTCCCACTGCCTGACATGGACCGTCGCTGACTCCCTCCCTCAGCATCCTGCCCAGTCTCGACGACTACGCATGCCTCATCTGCATGTCGATCGCGTTCAAGCCCATCCGCCTGACATGCGGGCACCTGTTCTGCGTGCGCTGCTTGGTCAAGATGCAGCAGCGGAGCAAGGAGAACTGTCCGCTGTGCCGTGCGCCGagcgtgctgctggccgaCAAGTGTAAGCGGCGTCGTGGGACGGTAAGAGACTTGCGtactgacacccccagcaTGCCTCGACACCGCGCTCATGAACTTTATGAAGGACTGGTTCCCCCGCGAAGTCAAAGACAAGCAGAGGGAAAACTCGGACGAGATTGCAAAGGAgagcgtcgaggccgccgggATGGACCACCGGTGTGTGGTCCAGTAGATATAATCCTCTTTGGGTCTTTGGTATTTTGGTCTATAATGGGGAGATGGGGAATGCAGCAAGGTGTTGCGTGGGTCAGTTTGGTGTGGGTGGCAGCTCGTCAACAGTCAGTGGCACCGCTgatgtcgttgtcgacgtcgagccagaCGAGGTCAGTCAATCCGTTTCGGCCACTGACAcccttcccctccccttccACACCGCCACACCATGCCATGCAAAATCGGGTACCAACTacttgcgcgcgcggagcaTCTGGACCTgctggacgcgctcgcggatCTGGGGGAGTTAGCAGGGCACAAGAGGAATCACCTCGGGCaggtggggcgggggagtCGGAGCCGCAGtccccctccgccccgcccggcCACACCGCCCGCTGCGCGGCCGGTGCACTCACCATCTCCTTGAACCGCCTACGATGCCTCTCGGACCCCAGCCGAACGCGCCGCTTGGCCCCAGTCTCGTGGTACTCGAACAGCTTGAACTCCTTGCGGACGTTTGCCCTGCGGAGGCGGCTGCCGAGGGCGTTATACGTCGTGTTGTACTGCGCCGGGGAGCGCATGCCGATCGAGCGGCCAGAGTACCGCGTGCCGGGGAACCCGCGGCCCGCGGAGAgggagctcgcgcgccaccacgcgtcggcgttgggcACGTCGGGCACGATCGCGCCCGCGTCGGGCAGGGGGATGTCGAGGCCGGAGCGGCGGGGCTCGGAGGGCGTGggcgcgccgctgtcggccgctggcgaggaggagagggacgacggcgcgtccGTGTTGAAGACGATTGTGGGctcgggggtgggggcggagccggagggggaggaagaggagaagCGCAGGGAGAGGGGGAGCAGGCGGGAcaccgagcccgaggcctGCGCAGGGGCGAAACGCGCCACCGGGGCCGACGCGAGCCGTGGTGCtgacgccgtgcgcgccgccgccagcgagcgGAACAGGAAGGACATGGTCGTGTGGTTGGTGGTTGTTGTCaagtcaccaccaccatctcATGTCCGACTTTTGGCATAGGACAGAGCCGGGTCGAGTGGGCGGGATTAATGGCAGAAACGGCTCGAAAATAGTGCCACGTGGTGCACGTGAGTGACACGCGGCCCAGGATCGGCATGACGTCACTGCTCCCCAGCCCATCGACATCGTATGCATTCATGCTGCTGCGCTCGTCGCACCTCGGCGCCTACAGACTGTTGTACACCTGGAtagcagcgagcgccgccgcctcccccgcgcgggaggagcgcgcgacgaccgacctGCCGGAAACAGTCACGCCCTTGGAGGTCGCGTCGCTGAGGCcagcaagctcggcgcgtagctcgtccgcgccggTCTGCGCTGGCCCGTCGCGGCTCACGTCCAGACTCGTGCGCGGGGAGGAGCCAgtcggcgggggcacggACACGGTGATCCCGCCTGCCGCGAGGACCTTCGGGGCGAGCCCGTCGCCCGGCGCAGACAGCACGATGCCATAGGCCGCGGGCGTGGCAGCAGTGGCGGGCTTGACGCGGGCCAGGGCCGCGCGGAACTCGGAGCTcgggtcggcgagcagctcgcgctcttCGAAGGATGCGGTGGTTGGAGAAGTCGGGGGAGAGAGAGTCGAGTACGTGCCGTTGTCCGACACGAaatcgacgtcgaggcccgcCCAGCGGAACGCAGTAAAAGGCCGCAGCACGTCCTCGGGGTTCAGGCCGCCCGAGGCCGGGGacgaggcgatggcgatggcgactTTGGAGGGGGGCATTGGGGTGGTTTAGTGAGAGTGGGAGtgaggacgagaagaagtGAAGAAGCAGGACGAAGATCGGAGCCACCCAGTCGTCATGTGAGTgacgctgcctgcctgccgatGACGCCGGCTCGTGACCTGCctcgcccactcgcccaccTACGGTAGGCGCCTGGGCGTGCGCCAGCCTGGTGCCCTCGTGGCCTTTACTATTGTTtacgtcggcgctggcgttgcGTCTGCGTGCGCCAGCTACTGCGCCATGCGCCATGCCATGCGCCGTGCGCCACTCGCCACGCCCGGGGCATGGGCGTCAGGCCGACTATATATACCGCTGCCGAAAGGCTATGGgcgggaggggaggggacTATCTAATCTGCCATCCATGGCCTATTCACTCCCGTCCAGATCCTGCATTCCACACCACCGCGCCACACTCGTGCGCAGAGAAATCACTCGCGTCGATCTGGGCGAACGCCATGCTGACTGCTGAGCATTGACAAGaacacgccccgccccgccccgccccgcccagcacCGGCGGAACGCGGAAACCCAAGCCAAGCCCAGTGACAGTTtcatcatcaccacctcCTTGCTCTTCACGTtcacccgcccgcccgcaaCAGGCACTGCGTTTCACTCAACAACCCGCGACAACGGCAGAAAACTCTAACTGCTGCGTGACAGCCTCGCATAGCGAGTCTACGCGAcgcgtgcgcgtgcacgCGAGCTACGATGCCATCTCGGGCACACTCGCGTTCGTTGCAGCGAACATTGCACTTGGGCGCGTTTGAGGCACTTCACATTTGGGGAGCGGGCGGTCGTGTGAGACGCATAGGGGGCGCACGTCCACGACACAGTTGCCGTCACGGCTACACagacctcctcctcgcagCACTCGCAGTGCTACTCGTGCTGCGCATATGCTCGCACAGTTTACGGCTGCTGCACACCCCACCTCGCACCACTCGCAGCTGCGCTGCTCGTGGCactcgtgctcgctcgctaaACCAGACTTCATAGCAAGTATACAAGTTATAAGGCAACCAATCCAGCAGCCGCTGTCATCGTGTGTTTGTAGTCCGGGTCATCATCAGATGGATACAGTTtgtgtgcgcgcgcgatcCAGTCGCGCTGTCGTAGCGGCCGTCGGGGGCACGCTTTTAGAGCGCAGTCTTGCCGCGCGTCTCTGTGGGCAGGAAGAGCATGCACACAGCCGTCGCGCAGAAGATGCCTGCCGAGGCGTAGATGGGGCCGTTGGGGGTGAGGGCAGCCTTGGAGTAGACAGCAATCACTGGCGCAAAGATACCCGTGATACGCATGGCCGTGGCGCAGAGAGCGTCACCCGTACCGCGCGACGGGGTGGGGAAGAGCTCGGGCGCGTAGCCGAACAGCACACCGTAGAAACCGTTCTCCATGAACGCGGCAATGCAGGTGAGGGCGTTGACGGCCTTGAGCGACTTGGCGGCGGTCAGGGCGAAGAGGAAGATACCAGTGCCCATTGTGAAGGCAGCCATGGACACCTTACGACCCGTGCGCGACCAGTCGACCATGAGCGCAGCGACAATCGAGCCGGGCACACCGCATGCAGCCTGGTACGTGTAGGAGCGGTAGATCTCGTCAATGTTGGtgacgccaagctcggcatTCTTCTGGGCGTAGTAGGTGCCGAGGAAGGCCATGTACAGGGGGTAGGCGATACCGGTCGTGGCGTAGCAGAAGACGATGAGCGAGGTCGAAAAGGCAATCTTGCGGTTGACGAACAGGGCCTTGACGTGctcgcccttgagctcgtcaaaCGAGTTCTTGAACAGCTCCCAGACGGTGAACTTggtgtcgacctcgccgttgCGCTCAGCCTCGGTGAGGtacggggcggcggcgtcgcggaggtCCTGGACGGTGAGGTTGACGGTGACGCCGTTGCGCTTGGCAATCTTGTGGatgacctcgacggcctcggtgtccttgcccttggagGCGAGGAACTTGGGCGACTCGTAGACGGGCATCACGAAGAAGCGGAGGACCCAGAGGAAGATCATcatggcgccgagcgtgtAGTAGGTGTAGCGCCAGCCCATGTTGGACTCCTTGGAGCAGAACTCGCCCTTGGGAGGCTCGGCACAGCCGTACTTGGCGATAAAGCCCCAGGCGATCAGGGAAgcgacgacctggccgaTAGCCCACCAGATGGACAGCAGCGTGAGGAGGTACTGCTTGTTGCCGGGCAGGAACTCGAGGAACATTGTGCCGTCGACGGGGAGGTTGcctccgacgccgacgccgacgagcgagatgaaGACGCAGAAGACGACAAAGTTGGGGGCAGCACCGACGCAGAGACCAAAGACGCCACCAATGACGAGGGTCGCGTTCCAGGCGAAGCGACGTCTGGGCGGGAGTGTCAGCTCGGTAGCTAGGTGACTGGCAGGGGAGTGCCACTGTAGTGGATGGTTCCGCCGCGAGGCACGAGGAACAAACCCAGTGCACgacggtgggtgggtgggtgcacCGCAGTGTGCGACTAGGTTTGCCTCGCGGTCGCGACGCGGCtcccgccagcgcgcgatTTCACCACTCACCCAACAATGTCAGCCGAGCAGCCCCAGAAGGCAGCACCAAAGATCAGACCAGCGTAGAGAGCAAGAGTAGCGAGACGGACGTGGGGGTAGGGCTTGAACTCGTTTGCCACGGCCGGCATGACAATAGCGACGCCCTGGAGCCCTTTGCGGGGGTCAGCCCAGATCTCGTGTGGCATTTCTTTCATTGTTTCTGCTCTCCACTCACAAATGTTGTCCGCGAACCAACCAAAGCCGCCCGAGAAGAACAGCTCGTACTGGTATCGACCCATTCCAATCTCTGCGAGCGCATTGTTGAGCACCTGGACcttggcgaggaaggcgggcTTGATGCCCTCGCGCTGGGCGATGAGGGTGGTGTCGGAGATGAGCGACTCGTTGTCGGAACggaggttgtcgagctccttgtgggtgttgttgacgtcgaggtgcttCTCGTTGATCGCCTTCTCGTCGAACtcgggcggcgtggccgtcgccgtgggtggcgagggcggggtctGCTGTGCCGCGAGGTGGTTGGTGTCGGGTGTCTGGTGGTTGGCCATGGTGGAGGAAGTCggtggcggggaggaggaggtggtggtggtgaggaatAGAAAagagggggagagggaggtgCGCGCTGCGCTTTAAAGAGACGGGGGCGCCGGGGACGCCGGGGTTCCGGAGAGCAGCAATGTGAGCTCCATGGAGAGAGGGAGGTGggagcccgcgccgcgcctgaCCCCCATCCCTCCCTGCTCGCTCGGGCCGAAAGAGTAAACCTCGCTGACCCGATTCCTACTGGACCTGATCTTGCACAGCGGCGCCTGAGTGTGCCGTTCGAGCCGACTGAGACGACGGGGGAACCGGCGGGGGAGCCCCTGGGCCAAGAGGCCCCCCGTTGGCAGTGTCTCCGTATGGACGAGTTGGAATCGCTGCCAAgcagggcgcgcgcgcgagcgggcggggggagccggcgcagcagcagtcactATCGCGCAACAAACGTCACCCACGCACGCGCACTGCGTCTGTGACAGCACTGTGCCAGGGGGTACGagcgagtgggtgggtgtatcgagctccccctcccctccccctgtGCCGTATGTAGGAGAAGGTTGCCGTGTTTACGCCTCTGACGTCGTAGCTAGCCGTTTGAGCGTTTCGGGCTGGGAAGGCCCTCGCTCTGCTCTCGTGCCGTGCGCCTGGGGCTCGCCCACAATCAAGGGGTTGGTTGGGCCAAGTGGGTCTCAGGGCCGCACTAAGTGATAGTGGAAAAGAGGCGATGAGACTGGCGGTGAGCCCGGCGAGCAGGCGACAAGCCGACAAGGGCACAAAcccggcggcaggcggccaGAGATAATTCGTGGCGGTTGCCGAGTCTAACCACCCCCTTGATTCGATAAAATTAAGGGTCTAATGCAACAGTGCTGTCTCGTGCGTGCGGTGCTGCCTGCCCTGTCGGGTTGGGTTGGCTGCTCGtgtgcatgctgctgctgcggctgttTCTGTTACGCTACACACACACGATGCATGCTCGACAGCATCGTTGCCAGGTCACccgacctgcctgcctgctaGCCACAGCCGCGGACTAGAAAACCGCTGGATCCCACGCTCATCGGCGGGACGACGATCATTGTCCCAGGCCAGGCTACTTTTGGCTGCTGCCGATGCCAGCATGAGATAATGCAACCTTGTGGCCACGCTGCTTGCTCCACTGGGCCCGTGTCGCACGCTCCACCGTCGTcatgccgccgctggctATGTTTGCCCACTCTCATCATTCCGTACCTACTTCAAAGCCGTTGGGCCTACGTTTCGGTACGGCAGGCAGCGCACCGGACCATGTAGCATGCAgcacaagcagcagcagcatacTTGCGTGTGCGTTGGCCTTGTTCGGGTGCAGCTAGGTTCTGGCCAGTTGCAGTGGGCGCTGCTACCGTTCgtgcctcggcgacgtcgcgcgcagcaACCTCTACGGCCGCTCCAACCCACAAACAAGTCATGTgaacgacgccgccgccgtgatcgaccgccgccgcatgcaGCAGCCacgccaggcaggcaggtgctGGTGGCCTCGTTTCAGACCCGAGCAAGCCAGGaccgcgcgtcgtcgccatgcgTGGCCGTGACAACGGGCTGGTCTGCAGAGGCGATACGTACAATCTAATCCTGCCCCAGGAATACCTACCAGGAAAGTGGTAACCATGCTTTGTGCCGTGCGACGCCCAGGCAGAAAAACGAATGTGCGAGCCAAGGCTCGTCGCAGCCAGGGTAGGGACCAAAGGGGTGGCAGAGAGCAGGGGGGCCAGGGGCGGAGGGTGAGAGCAGGCAGGGAAGCGGTCAGATCGACCGGTAAACTGACGTTGCACAAACTGTGTATCTCTCGCTGCGGACGCGCGCAATCAAATCAAATCAATCAAATCAGCGCGAGGCACCGCGGCTGTACCTCGAGTGCCCGCGGGGCAACGGTGCGACGGAAACGGAGACACGCTCAGTAGGCCGCATATCAGTGTGGGGTGTCGCCACCGAGCGTGTGTATGCATGTTGCaggtc
Encoded here:
- the TRY3 gene encoding uncharacterized protein (Transcriptional regulator of yeast form adherence 3), with the protein product MKFGKEFQHLLEASDFPDDWKHSAIEYGKLKKLIKNVAAELEGMGLPPEVLHKLLVTEQGGAAAPGVAAAAGAGPAAAGPSSAAASAPAATIEELDDADDMFEFEFESTSLSPEVGKTHKHSPKEVLLDPVFDEDGDDEEEAAGSLSHHQAGGSLAPRKFRLRLVSDAEGAAGGTPGTTPPTRPMSVTGMLRTMSDSDSVRLGAEERAASPASHHRVIKRAEGVKAEYVLAGDEKHPVPQIRLHVAHLDAGSGVNTPERSDSTPLYTTDTDSGDESSDAFAALAEGMSPSTLKTPRAAAGEPAIPPSPTLRHMRTIASPIFALASGANLQDGMGKLSLGEAMGDEDIDGIGVDGAGVRADTELPLVAPVARATIHELTSTESLTPSLLASAPAVAARAASPPPTRPPLVAGSGSEREFIIPLHSDEAFFNVLTAALRSLSEFHKEQQEQFRKATLALCAMISASIQPGDGVMVLPTPLNSSPVDGLVKYEYHSSTPSQKDLYAWREIFSLWIESEIFESQAERDRGERTVDEAERRLKIFANEVVKRGLGDRRSIKGKKTRKAWDEFLRLNVLLLDLKRFQTANIDAARKILKKHDKRTALTASTGLSAFVRQTLSAHTSADGNVTTWVFYNTSLPHVLLASLTDTLLPILPSLDDYACLICMSIAFKPIRLTCGHLFCVRCLVKMQQRSKENCPLCRAPSVLLADKSCLDTALMNFMKDWFPREVKDKQRENSDEIAKESVEAAGMDHRCVVQ
- the GLX3_2 gene encoding Glyoxalase 3 codes for the protein MPPSKVAIAIASSPASGGLNPEDVLRPFTAFRWAGLDVDFVSDNGTYSTLSPPTSPTTASFEERELLADPSSEFRAALARVKPATAATPAAYGIVLSAPGDGLAPKVLAAGGITVSVPPPTGSSPRTSLDVSRDGPAQTGADELRAELAGLSDATSKGVTVSGRSVVARSSRAGEAAALAAIQVYNSL
- the SPAPB1E7.08c_2 gene encoding putative MFS-type transporterc, translating into MANHQTPDTNHLAAQQTPPSPPTATATPPEFDEKAINEKHLDVNNTHKELDNLRSDNESLISDTTLIAQREGIKPAFLAKVQVLNNALAEIGMGRYQYELFFSGGFGWFADNIWLQGVAIVMPAVANEFKPYPHVRLATLALYAGLIFGAAFWGCSADIVGRRFAWNATLVIGGVFGLCVGAAPNFVVFCVFISLVGVGVGGNLPVDGTMFLEFLPGNKQYLLTLLSIWWAIGQVVASLIAWGFIAKYGCAEPPKGEFCSKESNMGWRYTYYTLGAMMIFLWVLRFFVMPVYESPKFLASKGKDTEAVEVIHKIAKRNGVTVNLTVQDLRDAAAPYLTEAERNGEVDTKFTVWELFKNSFDELKGEHVKALFVNRKIAFSTSLIVFCYATTGIAYPLYMAFLGTYYAQKNAELGVTNIDEIYRSYTYQAACGVPGSIVAALMVDWSRTGRKVSMAAFTMGTGIFLFALTAAKSLKAVNALTCIAAFMENGFYGVLFGYAPELFPTPSRGTGDALCATAMRITGIFAPVIAVYSKAALTPNGPIYASAGIFCATAVCMLFLPTETRGKTAL